CCACGCCATCCACAAGGCCAACATCATGAAGATGTCCGACGGCCTGTTCCTGCGCTGCGCGCGCAACGTGTCGAAGGAATATCCGGAGATCACCTACGGCGAGCACATCGTAGACAACACGTGCATGCAGCTGGTCATGAACCCGTACCAGTACGACGTGCTGCTGCTGGAAAATCTCTACGGCGACATCATCAGCGACCTGTGCGCCGCGTTCGTCGGCGGGCTGGGCCTGGTTCCAGGGGCGAATATCGGGATCGAGTCGGCGATTTTCGAAGCAGTGCACGGCTCGGCCCCCGACATCGCCGGCAAAGACATCGCCAACCCGACCGCGCTTTTGCAATCGTCCATTCTCATGCTGCGCCACATCCGCGAAGTTGAGGCTGCCGACCAGTTGCACGCGGCGCTGGAGCGCGTCTATCGCGCCAAGCAGCACCTCACGCGCGACGTAGGCGGCACGGCTTCGACGACCGAGTTCGCCGACGCGGTGATCGCCGAACTGCAAGCGGCGCCCGCGCCGGTGGCGACGCGGTAGTCTCGTTCTCAGTTCTCGGTTCTCGGTTCCAGCTCTCAGTTGTCGGCTGCACCTCCCAGATAGGATCCCCGGGTCAGGAGGCGATGCGATGAAGGCGTGGTTGAACCGGCGCGAAGTGCTGAAGCTGGGAGGAGTTGCAGTGGCGGCGTTGGTGGCTGGCGAGGGGCCCGCCGGGAGCGAGGCCGAGCGATCTTTGCGTGATGCCGCTGATGCGCTCGATCACCTGATGGTCGGTGCGAAGGACCTGAACGCCGGCATGGTGTGGTTCGAGAAACGGACGGGCGTGCGTCCCGCAATCGGCGGTGTGCATCCCGGGCGGGGGACGCGGAACGCGCTGGCGTCGCTCGGCGGGCGGCACTACCTGGAGATCATTGCGCCCGATCCGGCGCAGGTCTCAGGCCGCGGGCCACTGCTCGAACTGATTCGCTCCTGCAAAACACCGCGCCCGATCGGGTGGGCAGCGTCGTCGCCGGACGTCCAGGCCACAGCGAGAATGGTGGCGGCGGCGGGACTGAAGGCCGATGCGCCGCTGCCCGGATCGCGGCAGCGTCCCGACGGGCGCTTGCTTCGCTGGACCACGCTGAACCTGGAGCAGCCGGGCGCCCTGCTTCCCTTCTTCATTCAGTGGAGCGCGGACTCGCCGCATCCGTCGCAGGACGCGCCGGGCGGCTGCACGCTGGCGGGCGTGGGATTCGAGTCGCCGCGGCCCGAAGAAGTGGCGCGAGAGTTGCGCGCACTCGGAATTCGCGCCCAGGTCACCCGCGGCCCTGAAGCGAAGGTTCAGGTCGCGCTGAAGACGCCGAAGGGCGCGGTTGAGATCTGATTCGGCAGTTCTCTCTCTGCAACTCCTTCCGTCGCCGAGCGCGATTGACCCGCCGCGCTCGATTTCGCTAAACTCGCCTGCTTCCCAGGGACCCGCGAAAAATGGCTTCATCGCGACTCGGAGTCGTGCTCTTCCAACTCGGCGGACCGGAGACGCTCGAGGCGATTGAGCCGTTCCTCTATAACCTCTTCTGCGATCCCGACATCATTGATTTCCCCTTCGCGCGCCTCGGGCGGAGGCCCCTCGCGCGCCTGATCTCGGCCACGCGAGCGAAGAAAGTTGCGCATCATTACGAAGTGATCGGCGGCGGATCGCCCATTCGCCGGCACACCGAGCAGCAGGCGGCGGCGCTGGAAGCCGAGTTGCGCGAGGCGGGCGTGGACGCGCGCTGCGTAGTCGCGATGCGCTACTGGCATCCGTTCACGAGCGAGGCGATTGCGGAATTGGGGCGCGCCGGATGCCATGAGGTCGTGCTGCTGCCGCTGTATCCGCAGTACTCGAGCACGACGACGGGCAGCAGTTTGAATGAGTGGGAGCGGAGAACGTCTTCAACGCAGTGGACGCAGGGGACGCTGAAGACGCAGGGTTCAGAATCATTTCAATCCGTTCACGTGATTCGCGATTTTTATCGCGATGCCGGATATCTGGATGCAGTCGTCGAGAAGATTGAAGAGACGCTCGAGCGGTTTGCCGAGCCGGAGTCGGCGGAGATCGTCTTTAGCGCGCACAGCGTGCCGGTCGCGGTGATCGAGCGCGGCGACCCGTATCAGCGGCAGATCGAAGAGACGGTCGGGCTGCTGATGGAGCGCGGCGGGTGGGCGAACCCCTGTCGGCTGTGCTATCAGAGCAAAGTTGGGGCGAGCAAGTGGCTGCAACCCTCGCTGCGGACAACCATCCGTGATCTCGCGCGGGAGAACGTTAAGCGCTTGTGCGTGGTGCCGGTCTCGTTCGTGTCGGACCATGTGGAGACGCTGGGCGAGATTGACCACGAGGCGCGCGCGCTGGCCACGTCACTGGGCATCAAGCAGTTCGAATTGATGCCGGGGCTCAACGATTCGCCGCGCTTCATCCGCGCGCTGGCCGAGATGGTCATGCGTGCTGCCGGAGTCGAAGCCGTGCGTGGCGCCGAGATGGTGGCGGCGGACTAGAAGAAGTTTTGACTTTCGAGTTTTAAAAGCAACAGCAAGAGCGTTCACGCGAAGGACGCGAAGGAAATCGGGTTTAGGTTTACGGGAAACTGGAAAACTGCAAACTTGAAACTGCTCTGGTGAGGTGTGATGGCTGAACAATCCACGACGCAGGCTGGCGTACTGGGCGGGCTGCCGCCGTTGCCGCGCAAGCCGCTGAACGCTTCGGTGATCGCGGCCGAGCAGGCGTATCGCAAGCGCAAAGGGCTGCCGGCCCTGACCGAGGCCGACGTTGCCGCGCTCCAGGCGGGCGTGCCCATGCCGTGGGAAGAGGGTGGCGATGGGGCGCAGGCTGCTCCGGCGCCGGCAGCGGCCACACCGGCGGCGCCGCCCGCCGCTGCGGGCGCGGCGCCTCCTCCGGCAACAAGCGCGCCCGCTACAGGCGTCATCGGTGGATTGCCGCCGTTGCCGCGCAGGGCGCTCAACGCCAGCGTCATTGCCGCCGAGCAGGCCTATAGAAAGAAGAAGGGACTACCGCCCATCAGCGACGCCGATATCGAAGCGCTGAAGGCCGGCCAGCCCATGAGCTGGGAGCCGGGCGGATCAGGTGTGGCGGCGGCGCCGGCCGCGGCCAGTGCCGCGCCGGCAGCGCCGGCGGGAGCGCCCACAGCGGCTGCGGCTGCGCCGACGTCGCCCATGTCGAATGTGCAGGGCGGACTACCCAACCTGCCGCGCAAGGCGCTGAACAATTCGGTGATCTCGGCGGAGCAGGCGTATCGCAGGAAAAAAGGCATTCCGCCACTCAACGAGTACGAGATCGAGTGCCTGAAGCAGGGGTTGCCCATGCCGTGGGAGCCGGGCGGCAGGATTCCCGAGCTTCCTGCGGCGGCGCCGGCGGCGGCAGCTCCGGCCGCGGCCAGTGCCGCGCCGGCGGCAGCGGCAAAACCGGCGGCAGCAGCGCCGGCCGTTCCGCGCGCGACGGTGGCTTCGGCAGCCGCGACGACCGGCCCGGCGACGCGCTATGTGGGCACGCCTGCAGTTGGGACATCAAAGGCCGCGGCGGCCGGTGGCGTGGCCGCGATCGGGCCGGAAGACAGCGAGATCAACCGCAAGCGGCGGCGGCTGGTGTGGAGCTGCGTGGTCGCGTTCCTGGCGACGTGGCTGATTGCGTTCTTCCGCTTCTTCCTGCCGCGCACGCTGTTCGAGCCGAGCACGACCTTCAAGATCGGCTACCCGAGCGACTACACCCTGGGAGTGGACACCAAGTTCCAGCAGAAGTTCCGCATATGGGTGGACCGCACGCCCGACCGGCTGTTCGTGATCTACGCGCGCTGCACGCACCTGGGCTGCACGCCCGACTGGAAGCCGGCGGAAAACAAATTCAAGTGTCCGTGTCACGGGTCGGGATATGACTCGGAGGGAATCAACTTTGAAGGACCGGCGCCGCGTCCGATGGACCGCGCCAAGATTTCGCTCGATCCCGAAGGACAGATCGTGGTGGATGTGAGCAAGCTGTATCAGCAGCCCAAGGGACAGCCGACGCAGTTCAACGACCCGGGAGCGTATCTATCGGTGTAGTGGTTATGGGCGCCGTTGTGAATTGCAGAATTGCAGAATTGCCGAATTGAGAATCAAAGGTATTCACACGAAGGACGCCAAGCAACACGAAGGTGGCGACTGAACTTGAGCGGTGCAAGCAAAGTGGTGAGGCAATCATGGCGGATGAAGTAAGGAAAGAGGGCGCAACGGCGGCGCCGGGCGACGGCGCCAGCGGAAACGGCGCCGGGGGCGGCGGCGCGTCGGGCAATGGCGGCCGCGTGAGCGTGATGGTGAAGGCGCTTCGCGAAGACGCCAAGACCCTGCCCGGCGAGATGAAGGAGAAGATCAAGGAGCAGGTGGAGATCGTCAAGGATCCCACCAAGACCCAGGTCTTCACCTCGATCTTCCGGCACAAGCATGACGACACGCCGCGCAATCGCGCGCTGGGCGTGCTGTCCAACGTGTTCCTCCATCTGCATCCGGCCAAGATCAACCGTGACGCGGTGCGCTACAGCTTCACCTGGGGCATGGGCGGGATCACGTTTTATCTGTTCTTCGTGCTCACCTTCACCGGCGTGATGCTCATGTTCTACTACCACCCGTCGAAGGTGCAGGCCTTCCGCGACGTGCTCTATCTGGAGCACGACGTGCCGTTCGGCAAGCTGCTGCGCAACATGCATCGCTGGGCGGCCCACCTGATGGTGATCGCCGTCGAGCTGCACATGTTCCGCGTGTTCCTCACCGGCTCGTACAAAAAGCCGCGCGAGTTCAACTGGAACGTGGGCGTGATCCTGCTGGTGCTGACGCTGCTGCTGTCATTCACGGGTTACCTGCTGCCCGACGATCAGCTCGGATTCTGGGCCATCACGGTGGGCACGAGCATGGCGCGCGCCACGCCGCTGCTGGGACATGAAGGCCCGTTCGGGCCACAACTGGGCATGACGCCGTACAACGACGTGCGCTTCGGGCTGCTGGGCGGCTCGATCGTGGACGCGAACACGCTGCTGCGCGCCTATATCTGGCACTGCATCGCCATCCCGATCATCGCCAGCGTGTTCATGATCGTGCACTTCTGGCGCGTGCGAAAGGACGGCGGAATCTCAGGTCCGGCGCCGGTAATGCTGCCCAGCGAAGTCAAGGACAGGAAGTAGAAGTCAAACGCGTTCACGGGAAGGACACAAAGGTCGCACGAAGGGCACGAAGGAAACGCGGTGGCGCGCTGGCGGGTTTAGCCGACGACCGACGACCAACGACTAAGGACCGGTTTTATGGACTGGCGACAACTTTGGGAAATCACTTCGACGCCTGACAATGTGCCGATCGTGGCGCTGCTGCCGCTGGTCGTCTTCTACACCTGGCTGGCGTGGAAGCAGGCGCGCGGCAACGATGAACTGGTGGAGCAGCTGGAAGCCAATCCGGCGATGGCGCGCACCCACCATCGCAAGACGTTCCCGTTCAAGCCGGGCTGGCAGAAGGAAATCCACGTCTGGCCGTTTCTGCTGCGCATGGAGTTTTTGGCGGCAATCATCGTCACCATCATCCTGATGGTGTGGTCCATCACGCTGAACGCGCCGCTGGAAGAACCCGCCAATCCGAACCTGACGATGAACCCGGCGAAGGCGCCGTGGTACTTCCTCGGGCTGCAGGAGATGCTGGTGTACTTCGACCCGTGGATCGCGGGCGTGGTGATGCCCACGCTGATCATCATCGGGCTGATGATCATTCCTTATATAGACACGAACCCGCTGGGCTCGGGCTATTACACCTGGAAGCAGCGAAGGTTCGCGATTGCAACGTTCTTCTTCGGGTTTGTGATTTTGTGGGTGTCCATGATCATCATCGGCACGTTCATACGCGGGCCGGGATGGCAATGGTACTGGCCCGGCGTTTATTGGGACCACAATCGGCTGGTGTACGCGGTGAACGTTGACCTGGACGAACTGCTGAACCGCTTCCTGCCGAAGGCGATCCAGATTACCTCGTGGTATGCGCGTGCGATTTTCGGCGCCGTCGTGGTGGGCGCGTATTACGTGATCGGCGGGTTGCTGTTCCACTCGCTGTTCAAGCGCACCAATCCGCGCGACTACAAGCGCATGAGCTTTCTGCAATACAACCTGATGATGTTCTTCATGCTGACCATGATCGGGTTGCCGGTGAAGATCCTGGCGCGGCTCATCTTCAACATCAAGTATGTGATGGTCACGCCGTGGTTCAACATATGAACCCGTCTTCGGTCGTTGGTCATCGGTGGTTGGCGAATCGCTTGCCTGGAGGAACCGCGTAGTGCCGGAGAACCAAATTCCCGAGCAGGACCCGATCGTCAGCAAGTCGTACGCGCTGCACTACCTGGTGGCGGCGGTGCTGCTGATCGGCACGCTGTTCTGGGCGCTGTGGGACGAGGCATACGGGCAGCGTCCGTGGAAGTTCTACCAGAGCGAGTTCAAGAAGCGTTACACGGCGTTCCTGGCCACGGCGCGCTCGCAATCGGAGGCGTCAACGAAGGAGATCGCTTCCAGCGGCGAGTACCAGAAGCTGGAAGAAGAGGCCAAGGCCGCGAAAGACGCCTCTCGCCCGCACGAGACGGAGATCCAGAAGAAGATCGCCGACGTTGACCGCCGCATGGCCGTCGTCCTGGCGCTGTACACCGACGTGAAGGCGCGCATTGGCGCCGACACCTACAGCGTGGAGAGCGGCACCTTCGATCCCGATACCTCGCGCGTGGAAAAAGACCACGACAAAGAAGTCAAAGAGCTGGAGAAGAAGAAGAGCGAGCCCCGGTACACCATCGACCTGCCCGATGAAAAGGGCAAGAAGTACAGCTACAACCAACTGGAAGAGAAATATCTCGACCTGAAGAACCAGAAGGCGGCGCTCGTCAACGAACTGGCTGAGGCGCAGAAGGCGTGGAAAGAGCTGGAGGCCAGGCGCGACGCCTATCTCACCGATCACATGGTGAGCCTGTCTCCGGCGGCGCTCAAGGGCCTGCGCGACAAGTACGCCACCTGGGACCCGCAAATCCGGCAGATCAACGTAGCCGACGCCAACATCGTGGACCGGTGCGAATCCTGCCACATGGGCGTCCGCGAGCCGGTCACGCTGACTGCGGCATCGCTCACGCCCAAGGGCGCCAAGAAGCCGGACAAGTACGCCGTAGCCTTCGTCAGCCATCCGGACAAAGAGCTGTTGCAGATGCACGATCCGGAGAAGTTTGGCTGCTCGCCGTGTCACCAAGGCAACGGGCGCGCGACCACCAGCGTGGAGAAGGCGCACGGCAATTACGAGCACTGGCTGTGGCCGCTGTTCAAGAAGGAGAACATTCAGGCGGGATGCCAGCTCTGCCACTCGGCGGATGCGTACCTGGCGGCGCCGGCGACCGACGTCATTAATGAAGGCAAGTTCCTGTTCCGGCTGCGCGGCTGCAACGGCTGCCATCGCTATGAGAACTACGACAGGGAGCCGGAAGACCTGCTGACCGTGGCGCAGCAGATCAAGCAGCTCGAGGCGCAGCAGAAGGAAAACCTGCACCAGGCATCGATCTTGAACAAGCAGGCCGACGCCGCCCCCGACCAGACCGAAGCGAACCGGCTGAACCAGAAGGCCGAGGCTCTGCGCGTCGCCAACAGCAAGCTGGCCGGACGCATCGAGCAGCTCGACCTGCAGTCGAAGAGTTTGCTGCAGGACATGAAGAAGATTGGCCCGAACCTGAAAGAGGTCCGCGCCAAGCTGAACAAGAACTGGATTCCGGTGTGGCTGCACAAGCCGACGGACTTCCGTCCCACGACGAAGATGCCGAACTTCCGCCTGAGCGATGACCAGGTGAAGCAGATTTCGGCGTTCATCTGGCAGAACGGGCTCAGGGACCAGGTTCCCGCGGCCAAGCCCGGCAACGCGGCGCACGGGCAGGAGCTGTTCGAAACTCGCGGCTGCCTTGGCTGCCACTCCATGGGCGAGGGCGACGACAAGGAAGGCGGCGTCTTTGCCGCAAACCTGAGCCGCGTGGGCGAAAAGGTCAACTACAACTACCTGGTCAGCTGGATCCACAACCCGCGGCACCGGCTGCGTCCCTATTGTCCGTATGAGAAGAAGGACATCGGGCCTGAGGACTACGCCAAGAAGGGCCTGCCGTACGTCTACGACCTGGAACACACGCAGTGTCCGAACGACGGCCACGAGCTGCAAGTGCAGCAGATGACGCCGATGCCGATCCTGCGCCTGAGCCAGACCGACGCGGAAGACATCGCGACATACCTGATGTCGAAGAAGCGCAAGGAGCCCGCCGACTACGCCGAAGCCGCCTTCATGGATGATCCGAAGATGGCCGAGCAGGGCAAGGTGTGGGTGCGGCACTTCGGCTGCGCAGGCTGCCATGAGATCAGCGGCATGGAGGACGAGGGCCGCATCGGAACGGAACTGACGGCGGAAGGGTCGAAGCCGATCGAGCGCCTGGACTTCGCGCTGCTCACGCAGCCGGCTGAAACGGGCGGCAAGGACCCGATCGACGATCCGGCAATCCCGGACAGCAAGGAGCTGCTGGCGCGGCTGCCGAACGGACCGGCGAAGGGCCCGTGGTACGACCACAAGGGCTTCTTCGAGCACAAGCTGGCCATGCCCAACATCTTCGACAAGGGCAAGGTGAAGGGCCCGACCGAAGCGCTGCGCATGCCCGATCCCCACCTGGAGAAGGAGCAGATCAGGGCGCTGGTCACGTTCCTGCTCGGCAGCCAGGACACATCGCTGCCGGCAAACTACCAGTACAAGCCGGAAGACCAGCGGCGCGACATCCAGGAAGGCTGGTGGATTGTCCGCAAGTACAACTGCATGGGCTGCCACCAGTTCACACCCGGGCAGGCGACGATCCTGGAGACGCTGCCCCAGTATCGCGACGCCAAGGAAAAACTGCCGCCCAAGCTCCTGACCGAGGGCGCGCGCGTCGATCCCGAGTGGCTGCTGCGCTTCCTCTCGAACCCGGCGCTGAGCACGACAGACACGAACCGCAACGGTGTGCGCCCGTATCTCGCCGTGCGCATGCCGACGTTCAACTTCTCGCCCAACGAGCTGCGCAAGCTGGTGCGCTTCTTCCAGGCGCTCTCGCAGCAGCCGCAGCCCTATATCCCGCAGAAGATGGCGGGGCTGACGGGCAAGGAGATGGAGATGGGCCGCAGCCTGTTCTCCAGCGCGGCGGCGCCCTGCCTGAAGTGCCACGCGACGGGCGATCCGAACCACGACAAGACGGCGACCGCGCCCAACTTCCTGCTGGCGAAAGAGCGCCTGAAGCCGGGCTGGACCGAGCGCTGGATCATTGATCCGCAGAGCATCTCGCCGGGCACGGCGATGCCCTCGAACCTGTTCCGGCAGGAGAACGGGCATTGGGTGTTCAACGGACCCACCCCACCCACGTTCCAGGGCTACGACCAGGACCACACCAAGCTGCTGGTGCGCTATATCTTTGAGCTAACGCCCCAGGAGCAGCGCGCCGTAGCCGGGCGCATGGGACGAGGAACAGCGGCGCTGGCGCCCAGGCCGCGGAACAATGCGGCGCGAAGCGGGGCGCCGGGTTCGACCGGCGGGCGGTGATTTCCAACTCTAGATAACCCCAGGTTCGCGCCGCAAACGACGCGGCGCGAACCTGGGGCACGCTCCTGGACCCTGCCTACTTCTTCCCTGCTTGTTGCCGCGGACGCTGCTTGGCTGAGACTGCGCGGATGATGAGCTTGCCGCGTCGGCTCGCCGGAAGCGGCGCCCGCGAGGCCGCCACTGAGGCGGCGATGAGACCTTCCACCTCCGGACGCTGCAGGACCGCGGCCGAATCCAGGCGAATGAAGCGCGTCTGCTTGCCTGAACCGAGCAGCAGTTGGTGCGGATCGGGCAACTTCGCGCCGTGGATGAAGCACAGTCCCACGCCGCTCGCGCCGGCCGCGATCGAGAGAATGGCATCGGCCGGGCGTTCGGTTGGGCAGTAGCCGATCACGAAGAAGTTGTAGTTGTCGTAGACGAGTTCGTTCGCCCCCGGAAGCCGCTTGCGAAGGGCCTTGCGGACCGAACGGATCAGCTTTTGCTTGTTTGCGTCGAACTTGCGGATGAACGCGGCGAGCTGGGCTTCGGCGGCGGTCCTCGGCAAAGGCTTGGCGGTCGTACTCGGCATCGTCTTCCCGCGAATGGCCCGGCATTCTACTCCGCCACTGGTCGAAGTCGGCCGCATCGCAGAAGCGCGGGCGTGGCCGCTTGCGTCCAGACGCTCCGGTATGGGCTGTCACACTTGGCAGCGCGCGGCGCTGCGCGGTAACATGTACTGTTTTGTCCGGACCAATACTTCCCTACTGAAAGGTGCAGCGATGATGAAATCCCTCAAGAGAACGTGGCTGGCGCCCGTGCTGGCGTTGGCTGTCCTCTTCGTGCTGGCGGGCTGTAGCAAGAAGGAAGAAGCCGCATCGTCGAACGAAGAGGCGGCTTCGCCGGCGGCGCCGAAGGCGGCTGCCACTCCGATTGACAAGAGCACCGTCGGCTCGGTGAGCGGCACCGTGAAGTACGACGGCGTCAAACCCAAGGCCGCCAAGATCGACATGAGCCAGGACCCGGCCTGCAAGGGCGACAACACCGCCGAAACCGTGGTCGGCGACGACGGCGATCTGGCCAACGTGTTCGTCTACGTGAAGGACGGCCTTGGCGACCGCACATTCGCGGCGCCAACTACTCCCGTGGAGCTCGATCAGCAGGGCTGCCGCTACCATCCGCACGTGCTCGGCGTGATGACCGGCCAGACGGTGAAGATCGTGAACAGCGATCCCACCACGCACAACATCCATCCCACGCCGGCGAACAACCGCGAGTGGAACGAATCGCAGCCGCCCAAGGGCGCTGCGCTGGAGAAGACCTTCGCCCGCGAAGAGATCATGCTCCCGGTGAAGTGCAACCAGCATCCGTGGATGAAGATGTACCTGAACGTGGTCAAGAGCCCGTACTTCGCCGTGACCGACAAGGACGGCAAATACGAGCTGAAGGACCTGCCTCCCGGTGATTACACCATTGCGTTCGTCCACGAGAAGCTGGGTGAGCAGACGCAGAAGGTGACGGTCGGCCCGAAGGAGTCGAAGACCGTGGACCAGACCTTTAAGGCAGGCGGCGCGGCCGGAGCGGGATCGTTGTAAGGACCCCGTCGTTGGCCCTTGCTCGTCGGCCAAGAGCCTGGACCCTGCGAGACGCGCTCTCGCAGGGTTTTCTGCTTTTGGCCGGGGGCCGACGGCCGGCGACGCCTTTCTGCTACAATTCTGCGTTCGCGGCGACCCCAAGGAGCTACAACCCTGCCTTCCGCTTACAACCCAGCGCATCACCGGTTCTGCGTGTTTTTGGCCGTGACTACTCTCTGCCTCATCATTGCCGGCGCGCTCGTTACCAGCAACGACGCGGGACTGGCAGTGCCCGACTGGCCCACATCATTCGGCTCGCTGGTTCGCATTCCGCCCATGGTCGGCGGAGTGAAGTTCGAGCACGGACATCGCATGCTGGCCGAGTTCGTTGGACTGCTCACCATCGTGCTGGCGGTATGGACGTCTCGCGTGGAGCGCCGCTCCTGGATGCGTAAGCTGGGCTGGACGGCCCTGGCGCTGGTGATCACACAAGGCATTCTGGGCGGAATCACGGTAAAGTTTTTCCTGCCACCCTGGGTTTCAACGGCGCACGCGACGCTGGCGCAGACGTTTTTCTGTCTTACCGTGGCACTCGCGTTGTTTACCAGCCGCCGATGGATCGAGTATCCCGGCGGCAGTTTTGTGGATCACGGACATCCTTCGGTGCGCACGCTCACGCTGCTGGCGGCGAGCGCGGTGTACGTGCAGCTCATCCTGGGCGCCGCCTTCCGCCACTCGGGATTGAAGCTGCTGCCGCACCTGCTGAGCGCGGTCGTGGTTACCGTGCTGGTGATCTGGACGGTCACGCGCGTGCTGAGCGGGTTTTCGGCGCTGGCTGAGCTGCGGCGTCCGGCGCAAGCGCTGCTCGGCGTGTTGCTGTTGCAGCTCGCGCTCGGCTTTGCCGCGTACCTCACGCGCGTGGCCTGGAGCGGACACGAGCCGCAGCCGCAGCTGAACATGGTCGTGTCCACCGTAGCGCACGTGGCGGTGGGCGCGGTGATGCTGGCGACCACGATGGTGCTGGCCCTGGAGGCGCGGCACGTAAGCGCGTTCCTGTCGCGCGGCAATGTGATCGAGTTCCGCGGCGCGCGCAAGGCGGTGACGGCATGACGACGCTGCCGCAGCCGTTGACCGAAGCCGAAGCAGGATTGAAGAACGCCGTCGCGGGCGAGGGCGTCCGCGCCACACAGGTGAACATACTGCGCTCGATCGCGGGCTACGCTGAGCTGACGAAAGTACGCGTCA
This is a stretch of genomic DNA from Terriglobales bacterium. It encodes these proteins:
- a CDS encoding carboxypeptidase regulatory-like domain-containing protein, which gives rise to MMKSLKRTWLAPVLALAVLFVLAGCSKKEEAASSNEEAASPAAPKAAATPIDKSTVGSVSGTVKYDGVKPKAAKIDMSQDPACKGDNTAETVVGDDGDLANVFVYVKDGLGDRTFAAPTTPVELDQQGCRYHPHVLGVMTGQTVKIVNSDPTTHNIHPTPANNREWNESQPPKGAALEKTFAREEIMLPVKCNQHPWMKMYLNVVKSPYFAVTDKDGKYELKDLPPGDYTIAFVHEKLGEQTQKVTVGPKESKTVDQTFKAGGAAGAGSL
- a CDS encoding isocitrate dehydrogenase (NAD(+)), with protein sequence MTHRITLIPGDGIGPEVTRAVVRILEATGLKFEWESYEAGAEAYAKCGEYMPKALIESLERNKIGLKGPVTTPIGGGFQSINVALRKRFELFANFRPIRNLPGIPTRYPEVDLIIVRENTEGEYSGIEHEVVPGVVESLKIITERASTRIARFAFEYARREKRKKIHAIHKANIMKMSDGLFLRCARNVSKEYPEITYGEHIVDNTCMQLVMNPYQYDVLLLENLYGDIISDLCAAFVGGLGLVPGANIGIESAIFEAVHGSAPDIAGKDIANPTALLQSSILMLRHIREVEAADQLHAALERVYRAKQHLTRDVGGTASTTEFADAVIAELQAAPAPVATR
- a CDS encoding VOC family protein; the protein is MKAWLNRREVLKLGGVAVAALVAGEGPAGSEAERSLRDAADALDHLMVGAKDLNAGMVWFEKRTGVRPAIGGVHPGRGTRNALASLGGRHYLEIIAPDPAQVSGRGPLLELIRSCKTPRPIGWAASSPDVQATARMVAAAGLKADAPLPGSRQRPDGRLLRWTTLNLEQPGALLPFFIQWSADSPHPSQDAPGGCTLAGVGFESPRPEEVARELRALGIRAQVTRGPEAKVQVALKTPKGAVEI
- a CDS encoding COX15/CtaA family protein codes for the protein MTTLCLIIAGALVTSNDAGLAVPDWPTSFGSLVRIPPMVGGVKFEHGHRMLAEFVGLLTIVLAVWTSRVERRSWMRKLGWTALALVITQGILGGITVKFFLPPWVSTAHATLAQTFFCLTVALALFTSRRWIEYPGGSFVDHGHPSVRTLTLLAASAVYVQLILGAAFRHSGLKLLPHLLSAVVVTVLVIWTVTRVLSGFSALAELRRPAQALLGVLLLQLALGFAAYLTRVAWSGHEPQPQLNMVVSTVAHVAVGAVMLATTMVLALEARHVSAFLSRGNVIEFRGARKAVTA
- the hemH gene encoding ferrochelatase — translated: MASSRLGVVLFQLGGPETLEAIEPFLYNLFCDPDIIDFPFARLGRRPLARLISATRAKKVAHHYEVIGGGSPIRRHTEQQAAALEAELREAGVDARCVVAMRYWHPFTSEAIAELGRAGCHEVVLLPLYPQYSSTTTGSSLNEWERRTSSTQWTQGTLKTQGSESFQSVHVIRDFYRDAGYLDAVVEKIEETLERFAEPESAEIVFSAHSVPVAVIERGDPYQRQIEETVGLLMERGGWANPCRLCYQSKVGASKWLQPSLRTTIRDLARENVKRLCVVPVSFVSDHVETLGEIDHEARALATSLGIKQFELMPGLNDSPRFIRALAEMVMRAAGVEAVRGAEMVAAD
- a CDS encoding cytochrome b N-terminal domain-containing protein, whose product is MADEVRKEGATAAPGDGASGNGAGGGGASGNGGRVSVMVKALREDAKTLPGEMKEKIKEQVEIVKDPTKTQVFTSIFRHKHDDTPRNRALGVLSNVFLHLHPAKINRDAVRYSFTWGMGGITFYLFFVLTFTGVMLMFYYHPSKVQAFRDVLYLEHDVPFGKLLRNMHRWAAHLMVIAVELHMFRVFLTGSYKKPREFNWNVGVILLVLTLLLSFTGYLLPDDQLGFWAITVGTSMARATPLLGHEGPFGPQLGMTPYNDVRFGLLGGSIVDANTLLRAYIWHCIAIPIIASVFMIVHFWRVRKDGGISGPAPVMLPSEVKDRK
- a CDS encoding Rieske 2Fe-2S domain-containing protein; translated protein: MAEQSTTQAGVLGGLPPLPRKPLNASVIAAEQAYRKRKGLPALTEADVAALQAGVPMPWEEGGDGAQAAPAPAAATPAAPPAAAGAAPPPATSAPATGVIGGLPPLPRRALNASVIAAEQAYRKKKGLPPISDADIEALKAGQPMSWEPGGSGVAAAPAAASAAPAAPAGAPTAAAAAPTSPMSNVQGGLPNLPRKALNNSVISAEQAYRRKKGIPPLNEYEIECLKQGLPMPWEPGGRIPELPAAAPAAAAPAAASAAPAAAAKPAAAAPAVPRATVASAAATTGPATRYVGTPAVGTSKAAAAGGVAAIGPEDSEINRKRRRLVWSCVVAFLATWLIAFFRFFLPRTLFEPSTTFKIGYPSDYTLGVDTKFQQKFRIWVDRTPDRLFVIYARCTHLGCTPDWKPAENKFKCPCHGSGYDSEGINFEGPAPRPMDRAKISLDPEGQIVVDVSKLYQQPKGQPTQFNDPGAYLSV